GTACGGTACGCGGGCCTGCACATGCAGCGACTCGGCTGAGCCGCCGTGCGCGGATCAGCCTCCCGTTGAGCTCGGCAACATCTGCCAGCTGGCGATGTACTCGGTGCCTTCCAGGCTCGGCGCCGGGGAGCGTCGGGAGAACTCGCCCTTGCAACCAGCTTCGGCGGTCGCCAGGTCGAAGTGACACATCGCGATACCCATATCGACCATCTGAAGATCGATGCCGCGCATCATTTCGTTGTAGCGAGGTGTGCGCTCGAGATGGAAATCGAAGCACCCCGCATCGCGCTCGATGATTCTCCAGGGCTGCTTGTTGCTCGCAGACGGAGCCAGACGCAAGCAGGCCAGTGCGGCTTCGAAACGTCCCTGTCTGGGAAGCGGCGTATCGCGGTCCCTGAGGAAGAATATCGACTCCCAGGGCTTGCGCTGATCCGCGCCCGCCAGCCGTCGCATGATGCGCTCGCGCAGACTTTTCTGTTTGGTCGCATAACCCACCGGAGTCACCACCGGAATGATCTCGTCTTCCTTCGCGCCCGCGTTGCGGGCGAAGTTTGCCCGGCGAAAGGTTCCACCCATCCAGCACGTCCCGAGTCCGAGTCGTGTGGCTTCCAGGATGATCTTCTCGACGCAGTAGCCGACATCCACCCGCGCAGAGGCCGTGTCCGCAATCGCGGCCACCAGATACAATCGGGCGCCCTTGATGATCCCATAGGTCCCGAGGCTGCGAGCTTCGTCGGTCGCCAGTTCGTCGACGTCGATCATTTCGATGCGACACTGGTTGCCCATCGGCCCTGTGCGGTTCTCAGCGATGACCTCTTGCAGGCGGGTTCGCAGTTCGGGGGGCACCGGGCGCTTGGCCTCGTAGGCGCGCACGGAGATTCGTTTGGCGGCAATTTGAGTGATCGGATCCAAGGTTTTCTCTCCAAGACGTCGAGGTCCGGCCGTGACCGAGACAGGTTCAGCGGCGCCAGTCTAACAGGTTGGAAAGATCTCCTCCCGTCACCCCGTGACGTACCGGGAAATGAGGGTCTGACATAATGCGATTACCCGAACCGCAGGAGTACTCCGCTATCCGCTTTCTCGAGACAGTCCGACGCGCGAAAGCCTACCTGGAGGAACAGGGCCGCGTCTCGCTTCGCGCGCTGAGCCGTGAGTTCGAACTGGACGAGGAATCTCTGGCCGATCTGGTCGAGGAACTCGTGGACGTGCAGCAGGTCGCGGCTCGGGAGAGCAAGGTTCTTTCCTGGGTCGGCTCTGCCAGAGCGACTTCCGGCGAAGAGATGCCGGTGGGTACGGCAAGACCTTCCGCGGAAGCTGCGACTCGACAATCTGGCGGAGCGGAGCGTCGCCAGCTGACGGTCATGTTCTGCGACCTCGTGGATTCGACGGATCTCTCTCAACGTCTCGACGTCGAGGATCTGCGCAACATCGTGCGCGCCTACCACGAGTCGGCTTCCCGGGTCGTCGAAGATTACGAAGGTCACGTCGCCCAGTATCTGGGGGACGGCCTGTTGATCTATTTCGGCTATCCGCAAGCCCGCGAAGATGCCGCGGAGCGTGCCGTCCGAGCGGGGCGCGAGATTCTCACGGCGCTCGTCCGCTTGAACAGCACACTCGATTCGCAACACCGCATCCGCCTTTCCGTCCGGATCGGTATCCACACGGGTCCGGTCGTAGTCGGAGAGATGGGAGGCGGTGCGAAGAGCGAGACGCTTGCACTCGGTGACACCACGAACATCGCAGCGCGTCTTCAGGCAATCGCCAAGGCCGACACGGTGGTGGTCAGTGGCGCTACTCTGCGGCTGGTCCGGGGAAAGTTCTCGACGAAGGATCTCGGCACTCCGGAACTGAAGGGGATCACCGAACCGATCCACGCGTATTCCGTACTGCGCTCGTCCCGCATTCATGGTCAGCTCGACGTGGATCCGCGCAAGCTCACTCCGCTGGTGGGACGTGACCAGGAGCTGGGATTGCTGCTCGAACGCTGGGATAAGGTCGAGGAGGGCGAAGGGCAGGCGGTGTTCCTGTCGGGCGAAGCCGGCCTCGGGAAGACACGGCTGTTTCGAGCGTTCCGCGAGCGGATGGCCGACACGCCCCACGGCTGGCTCGAATGTCGTTGCTCGCCCTACACACAGAGGACCGCCTTCCAGCCCGTGATCGATCTTCTCGAGCAGGAAATGGGTTTTCAGAGCGGAGACGATCCCGAGACGAAGCTCGCGCGTCTCGAAGAAGGCGTAGCGGCTGCCGGTCTTTCCGTTGCAGAGGCACTGCCGTTGCTCGCACCACTGCTCTCGTTGTCCCTCCCGGATCGCGTGGCCTCCGTCGAGTATTCCCGCGAGCTTCAACGCAAGAAGACCATCGAGGCACTGGTCGCCTGCGTCTTCGGGCTCGCCGAGTCGCAGCCGCTGGTGTTGCTGGTCGAGGACCTCCACTGGTGCGATGCATCCACGCTCGAGCTTCTGGGTTGGTTTCTCGAACAGAACGCCACCGCAAGAGTCCTGACGCTGATGAGCTTTCGGCCCGACTTCGAGCCGCCCTGGCCGGTGCGCTCTCACATCACACCACTTGCGGTAAAGCGGCTGTCCCGCCGCCAGGCCACGAACATGGTCGGTCGCATGACTCGCGACGTGCCGTTGCCCACTGCGGTGATCGAACGCGTCGTGGAGCGCGCCGATGGTGTGCCGCTCTTCGTGGAAGAACTCACGAAGATGGTATTGGAGTCGGGTCTGGTCGAGGAACGAGAGAGTCGCTACGAGCTCACGGGATCGATTGCGGAACTCGCCGTGCCGGCCACGCTCCAGGACTCGCTGATGGCGCGTCTCGATCGACTCGACGAGGGCAAGGAGGTCGCGCAACTCGGCGCCGTTCTCGGACGCGAGTTCAACTTTGAGTTGTTGCGCAGCGTCTGGCTCGATGAGGAATACCGCCTGCGCGCAGGATTGGTACAACTCGTGGATGCCGAACTTCTTTTCCAACGGGGAGCGTCGCCCGCGGCCGAGTTCACCTTCAAGCACGCACTGATCCAGGAGACCGCCTACCAGTCACTCCTGCGGAGTGACCGCCAACAGTTTCACGCGCGCATCGCGCGGGTGCTCGAAGAGCAGTTCCCGGAGCGTGTACGGTTGGAGCCGGAGGTCATCGCATGGCATTGCGATCAGGCCGGGCTTGCCGAGAAAGCCATCGCGAATTACCAGCGCGCCGGTGAGCAAGCGAGGGAGCGAACGGCGAACGAGGACGCCGTCGGTCACATCCGGCGCGCACTCGAACTGCTGACGACACTCCCTGAGTCTCTGCAGCGCGACCGGGTGGAGATCGGTCTACAGATGGAGATCGCGGTGCCATTGGGTGTGGCGCGTGGATTTGCTCACCTGGAATGCCAGGCCGCCTACCAGCGAGCCTACGAGTTGGCCGAGCGGACCGGTGACGCCCCGGAGCTGCCTCGAGCTCTCGTGGGATTGTCGATGACCCACTACATACAGGGAGAACTAGCGACTTCGAGAGATCTCGCCGAGCGCGCGCTTGCGGCGGCCGAACCGCGCGGAGACACCAGCAGCCTCGCCTACGCCCATGAATCCGTTGGCCAGTCGCTCTACTGGGAGGGCGAGCTCTCCCGCGCCCTTCATCACTTCGAGCGGGCCATTCTTCTCGATGACGGAAGCGATCGCGTTTCACTCGCAACTCCCGGGATCGATTGGGAGCCCTGCGTCGTTTCACGCAGCCACGCGGCGCACTGCCACTGGGTACTCGGCCGACCCGATCGCGCCAGGGCGTTGAGTCTGGAGGCCGTGACCGTCGCCGAGGGAAGAAAGCAGGTGATGAGCCATGCCATCGCCTTTCATTTTGCGAGCTTGATCAACGCGCTGCGCGGCGAGTACGCACTGACCCTGCAAAGCACCGAGGAACACATCGCGTTGTGCGAAAGGCTCGGCTTTCCCGTCTATCTCGGTCTGGGCCGGACGTATCGAGGTTGGGCGCGAGCCCACCTGGGAGAGGCCGATGAAGGCATCGCGGAGATGCAGCGCGGAATCGTCGAGGTCGCGGGAACCGGCGGCAAGATCGGAGCGGGCGAGGGGATGAGCATGTTTGGCGAGGTTCTGTTGTCCGTCGGACGCGGCGAAGAGGCTCGAGGGGCTCTCGGAATTGGCAGTTCCCTATCCGAACAAAACGGTGAGCACCTGTGGGACGTCGAACTGCGCAGGCTACAGGCCGAGATCCTCCTGGACGTGGACGACGCTTCGACCGAGGCCGAAGGCCTGTTTCAAGAAGCGTTGGAGATCGCGAGGAATCAAAAGGCAAAGTCCTGGGAGTTGCGCGCCGCCACGGGGCTCGCGCGGCTGTGGCAGCGCCAGGGCAGGAAATTCGAAGCTCGCGACCTTCTCGCTCCCGTCCACGGCTGGTTCAGCGAGGGCCTGGACACGCGAGATCTGAAGGATGCAAAGGCGTTGCTGGAGCAACTGGCGTAGCCAGCGGCCCGCTTCACGTCGAGGCGAGTTCGCTCGCCGGATCGCCTGCAATTCGCGTGTGCTTCATCAGCCTGAGTTCTCCGTGGTCATACGGTCGGGCACGATGCAGTAGACAGCGATTGTCCCAGATGGCGACATCCCCCACCGACCAATGGTGTTCATAGACGCGCGGGGGCTGGCACGCGAACTCGGCCAGTTCTTCGAGCAGCCGCTCGGATTCTTTCGCTTCGAGACCCGGGATGCCGTAGGCGTGTCGGCCGATCAGCAACGAAGGGCGTCCCGTAACGGGATGGATCTTGACGAGTGGACGCAGGGGAGGCGGATCGTCGTGGAAGCCGTATCCGGGAATCGCGCCGTTAATCCGGGCGGGAGTGTGGCCGATCTTGGCCTGGCTGTAGTGCAGCGAGTGATAGGCGGATAGCTCCGCGATTTTCGTCCGGGTGGGATCGTCGAGCGCATCGTAGGCGGCCCGCATGTCCGCCCATTCGGTTCCCCCGCCCGTGCTGGGTACCACGTGAGCCGAGAACACGGCTCCCTTGGCCGCCAGGGGCATGTAGGAACTGTCGACGTGCCAGCCCTCGGTTCCCCGCAGTACCTCCATGACGGCATCGCCCTCCGGCCGCAGGCTCCCATCGCGCCGCTGATTGGTCATGTACACGAGTTCCTGACCATTCATGATCTCGATCTCGCCGAAGTGCCGCGCAAAGGCGATCTGATCGGCCTCGCTCAGGTGCTGTCCGGGGAAGATCAAGAGAGCGAACTCGAAGAACGCCGACTCGATCGCCGACCAGTCGACGTCGTCGAGGGAAGAGAGGTCGACATCCGCCACAACGGCTCCAAGGGTTGCGTCGATCGGATCGAGAATCAGTCCACCCATGCTCGCTCCCTTCTGTTCAGGACCTGGCGAAGTCCACGTCGCATGCGTCTAGCCTACTCCAGAAGTGTTTCCGGCGGAAAGTCCACTCGTTCGACGCTTCCCCCGCGCGCGGTCATACTCCAAATAGGATCGTGAATTCGCATGCGGCCCGGGACATCTGGCACGGGCCCGCGGCGGGAGGAACGGATGGAACTTGGAGTATGCGTAGCTTCGAACATCGCGGACATCGACTACGTCGTTCGGGCGGAGGAACTCGGGTACACGCATGCCTGGCTGGCCGACAGCCAGATGATCTGGTCGGATTGTTACGCGACCCTGGCTCTGGTCGCCGATCGCACCGAGCGTATTCGCATCGGAACCGGGGTCGCGGTGAGCGGAACACGCCCCGCAGCGGTTACTGCGGCCTCGATTGCGACGATCAATGTGCTGGCTCCAGGCCGGACCTTTCTGGGCGTTGGAGCTGGTAACACCGCCATGCGTATCATGGGCCAGCCGCCGCATCGTATCGCCGAGTTCGATCGCTATCTCGAGACGCTCTCGCCTCTGCTGCGAGGAGAGGAAGCCCATCTGCAGGTCGGTGAAGTCGAGCGGCCGATCCGACACATCATGCGCGACGCTGGATTCGTGAACTTCGAAGCGCCGATCCCCCTCTACGTTTCGGCTTTCGGCCCGCGCTCACTGGGTCTGGCCGGGCACCATGGGGATGGTGCGATTCTCGCGATGCCACCCCATCCCTCCGCGATGGAATTCTACTGGCAGCACATCGAAGCGGGTGCGAAACAGTCCGGTCGAAGCCTGGACAGAGAGGAGTATGCGACGACGGCCCTGACGACCATCGTCGTCCTGGACGAGGGAGAACCCGTCGATTCCGAGCGCGTACGCAATGAGTGCGGTGCCTTCGCGATGGCAACGCTCCACTACGCCTACGACCAGTGGCGGCAGTTCGGGCAGCAACCGCCTCCCTATCTATCGGAGGTCTGGGAGGACTACTGCGCGATGCTCGACAAGGTTCCCGCGGAGCGTCTGCACCAGCGCATTCACTCTGGTCACAACTGCTGGGTGATCCCCGAAGAAGAGCGCTTTGTAACGCCGACTCTGATGCAGGCCTCGTGTGTGATCGGGACCGCCGACGAGATCGTCGAACGACTGCGTGCCTTTGAACGGGCGGGACTCGATCAGGTGATGATCCTGCCTTCTCTCGAACCGCGCTACGAGGTGATTGAACGCGTGGCTCGCGACATCATGCCGAGGATCGCTTCGAAGGCCTGAGCGAGGGCTCAGAACTCGAAGACGTAGCTGGCGCGAAGGCCCGCAGTTCCGGTCTTCCGGTTTTCCACGCGGGTCAGTAGATAGGCCGCTTCAAGAGCGAGTTCTCCCTTTCCCACGGTGTGAAAAAGGCCGACGGAGGCCTGGGCCAGGAAGTCACTATTGTCTCTTGCACCTCGGATGTTCTCATCTCGCGACGTATACGAGAGCGCAAAGACCAGGTCTTGGAAATTCGCCGCCGAAGAAACCGTGAAGTAGCGACGCGTGCGATCGCTTTCTCCGTCCGCATTGTCCAGGAGAGCGAACTCCCCGAGGAAATTCAGCTCCAATTGGTCGTTGATCGGTATTCCATAGGACAGACCCGCAACGTAGTCGCTCTCCGGTTGCCCGCCTTCTCCTGCCAATTGATAGGCGAAGCCCAGGTTGTAGGTCAGCGTTGGTGCACCGAGGATGGCTTCCCCTTCGAGCGTCAGAGAGTAGGAGTTGAGGCGAGCTGTGTTGCTGGACCCGCCATCACTTCGCCGCACCCGCGAGCGATCGCGCATCAGCGATCGCGTCAGGTGGGATGTATCGGCAAAGAAGATCTCGGCGCTGAGGATGTGCATTCCGCCCGAATCTCTTCCGAGGTCGTAGCTGGTTCCCGCTCCGATGCGCTCGGTCAGTTCGTAGTCCTCGGCGAAGTCGACGCCATAGAGTCCCGGGGCCAGGTCCCAGGCCTGGCCGAAGCGCGGATTGAGTTTGCCTGCGCGTAAGGACCACGCTCCTTTCGCCAGACGGGCGTAGAGTTCTTCTACGAAAAGCCCGTGTTGACTGAACTCGCGGTTCTCATGCGGATCCGGATCTTCGACGGGTTCCAGTACCAGCGATGACTGGATCGAGAAACTCTCACTGAACGCGAGACCGATCGCCGGTCCGAGCGTCGCGTACAGATCGTTGAGTTCGGAGTCGCGATCCTGGGAGTGGTAGGCCCAGTCGTTCTGGATCTCGATCACCAGTTCACCACTGATGTGCGGGTAACTCTGTGTCACGTCGGCCTGCGTCGCGTCGCTCCGCGTTGCGTCGGATTCAGAGGGGGCGCCGATCGCGTCCGCTCGAGCGAGCGCAGGGGAGAACAACGCGAGCACGCCCAGGAGCGCGAGTCGTGATCGCCAGCGTTGCGTACGTGTTTTCGAAGCTCTCAATTACCCACCCAGAACACCTGAACTCACTCATCACGAAGTCAGCTTATCAGTAATGATAATCAATATCAATATCAATACAGGCGATGCGGAGAAGCAGGGGGCAGAGGAAAAGGTCCCGTAAGTGGCTGTATTAACAGGCGATCTTCTATACGTCGAAGATGCTCTTGCGCGTTCCTACCGGCACGGGTTCAGGGTAGATGCTGGCCAGCGCGGCCGTGTGCGCGAGTTCGTCGATCCGGCCCACGTCGAAACGAACGTCGCTGTCTCGCTCGGCGAGATCCTGGTTGAAGATCCGCGCGACGTCGGCAAACGAGAGCGTGTCCCGTTCGACGCGCCGCCGCTCGGCCTCGTTGGGGAAGACGTGAGCCTTCATGAGTATGCTGACCCGGATCTGTTCGAGAGGCGCGCGGTAGCACTCCACTCCACGGTCCGACACTGCCCAATCACCGCTGCCGTCGTTCGTCGGTGCTAGTTCGGCCGCTGGGCTCGTTAGGATCCTCCCCTTGTCGAAGGGTCCCACCGGCTCCACCTGATGGAACATGCCGTGGTTGTCGCCGACGATCGCAGTATTGGTCATCGCGTTGAAATGCCGCTCCGGTGGCTTGTCGGGGCCTTCGGGCCAGTACGCGATTCCACCGCCTTCGACGTCGTTCATCCACCAGATCGAAGTCGCCTGCGCGGTGGCCCAGCGCTGGAAGAGTCCCGACCAGAGCATCGTGCGCAGTAGCAACATCGGTGTATTGCTGCGATCGCGACCGCGAAATAGCGGGTTGTCGGTGTGGACCGGGCCGCACTCCGGAATCGCGGCCATCAGGTTCACGAACAGAGTGTGTGGGACCACGACCTCCGCGTCGTAGAACTGGCGCGCCGTTTCGAGAACGCGTTCGTTTGCGATGAAGAGATCCGAACCCTCCACCGCGATGTTTTCATCCATCCAGGTCTTCTGGAACCACATCGGAGAGGTCGCGTCCGAGCCATCCTGATCCGGTCGGAACCAGCCGCCAAGCGGGTTGTAGGGGGCGTTGCGTTCGAGAATGCCGACGACGGCGCCGAGATCCTCGATCACATTCTTGAGCAAGGTCGGTGGGTCCGGGTAGCGAAAGTTCAAACTCATCGCAGTCCTCCAGTGGCAGCCATGGTAGACGGGGAAAGCGGATGGATTCAAATGCAGCTCGTGTCCCCGGCTCCCGGCCTGGAGGTAGGATGCGAGAGGCCGCGGGCGCTTGAGGATTCAGGCCAATAGGGCGAGTTGTCGGGACTGCGCCAGCAGGACACCGTCCTGTGACCAGATCTCGCCATCTTCTTCCAGGAATCCGTCATGCGCAGTGCCTGTGCGGAAGCGCATCAGATAGAACTCATCGGGTTTGACCACCAGTGCGATCTGCGGGGCGCGGAAGTGCACGGTGAGTTCGATTGTCGGCACACCCCGACTGTTCTCGTCGGGTGTCCATTTCGAAAAAAGTGCGGGGGGCCAGGCATCTGCCAGCTGTGACAAAAGAATTGCGTCGCCGCCGCGCGGATCGTGAGGGCGGATCCAACCACCCGTGATGGCTTCGGCGTTCGGGTCCGCTTCCTCAGCTTCCCAAACGGAATGCTGATCGAAGTGTCTTCGGAACTCGTCGATACGCCCGCCCTCGGTTTTCCTGCGCTCGATCGACGTGGGTGGCGTGACTTCCGGCATCCTCCGGTCCTGGAATTCGAAGCCCGGCCTCTGAGGGCTCGCCAATGCGGCGACGGAGTAGGCGATCAGGCGGTCGTTCTGTTCCATCCGCGCGCTGACGGTAGAAAAGGAACGGCCGCTGCGTTCGATGTGCGTCGTTATACGAGAGGGACCTTCCACAGCCCGCGCGGTGAAGTGGGTCGTCAGCGTTCGCGGTTGGCGCTGGGGTTCACCGACCCTCTCGCAAATTGCCCGCAAGAGGATGGCGTTCAGATATCCGCCATTGGGACCGGCCACGATCCACCAGCTCGGATCGATGCGCGCTTCGAATTCGTCTTCGGCCACACGCTCGACCGCAGTATCGCGGTCGAAGCGACTCACAGGAACGTCACACAAGCCAGATCCCTTTCGTTGGAGTGTTGCAAGGGCGAATGCAGCGCAAGTGTACGGTGGAAGCTCGTCTCCGGACAACTCGGCTGCCGTCGGGGGCGAGGTCAGTCGCAGTGCACGACCTGGTTGCGACCCGCGTCCTTGGCCTTGTACAGTCTTTGATCGGCCACGCGCACCAGTTCGGTCGATGTTCGGCCGTCGGCCGGATAGGAGGCAACACCCAGACTCGCGGTGAGCTCCGCCCGGTCGTCTTCGCAAAAGCGCTGGTTCTCCAGTGAAGCTCGGATCTTCTGGGCGAAGTCGAGTGCGCCCTGGGGGGATGTCTCCGGCAGGATGAGAGCGAACTCCTCGCCTCCGTAGCGAGCGGCCAGATCGCTGCTGCGGCAACCGGCGAAGATGAGCCGCGCGACGCCCTGGATGGCCGCGTCACCCCCGAGATGCCCGTAGGTGTCGTTGTAGCTCTTGAAGTGATCGATATCGATCATCACCACGCTCAGAGTGCGCTGGTAGCGGTCGGCGCGCTCCAGTTCGATCTCGAGTTCATCCCAGAAGTGGCGGTGGTTCGACAGGCCGGTCAAAGGATCGAGTCGGGAGCGTTCGACGGCGTCCTCGTAGAGACTCGCGTTGCGCAAGGCCAGCGCGGCGTGACCGGCGATCGCTTCCAGTAGACGCAGATCGGTGAGATTGAAGATCCGGCGGTCCCGCTTGTTGTTCACGTTCAACACGCCGTATACGACCCCGGAACTGACCAGCGGCGCGGACAGGAACGAACGCGTGTAATAGCGCTCGAGGCAGCGACCCGTGAAACGCGGATCCTCGTCGACATCCTCCACCAGTAGCGGCTGTCCGGTCCTGGCGACGAATCCGGAAATGCCTTCGTCGATACGCAGCTCGGATTCCTCGACCACCTCCTGCGGCAATCCGCGCGCCGCCATGATGCGCAGGACCTCGCCCTCGAGTGCCTGTACCGAACCGATCTCCGCATCGAGGTGGGTCAGAGTGCGTCCGAGGAGCCGATCGATCACCTCGGCCGTGCTGAGCGTGGAGTTCAGATCGCGCACGGAGTCCAGCACGACCTGCAACTCCGCGTTCGTCAGCGGATCGTGGTAGTCATCCCTGGCCCCGGGCCAATTGTCTTCGGACTTTCGATTCATGGCTCTCTTGTTTCGTCATCGACTGTCTGACGAGGATCCTGAGGACCGAACTAGCCGAGGGCGGCGGCGTAGGCGATAACGCTCCTCGGTGAGGCTGCTGCCTCGAACAAGCCCGTCGATGCGTCGTGTGTGACCGCAAGCACCCTGCCGTGCTCCCAGGGACCACTGCGTTGCACCCGATGTCCCCGCCTTTCGAGTTCTGCAACGACGTTTTCGGAAATCCGCGCCTCTGCCGCCATTCCACCCGGTCGGGCGAGACGGGGAAAAAAGGAGTCCGGCATATGCGTGGTGTGGACGGTGGGAGCGTCGATCGCCGTCTGCAGATCCCGCATGCCGAAGTCCACCAGGTTCTGGAAGAACTGCACGGTCCACTGATCTTGACCGTCACCGCCCGGTGTCCCAAAGGCCATCATACGGCCGTCCGGAAGCTGGGCGATGGAAGGCGTCAAGGTTGTGCGCGGGCGTTTCCCGGGCGCCAGGCCATTGGGGTGTTGAGGATCGAGGTTGAACATCTGCGCGCGCGTTCCGATCGGGAAGCCCAGTTCGGAAATGACCGGTGATGAAGGAATCCAGGCTCCACTGGGCGTGGCACTCACCAGATTGCCGAAGCGATCGGCCACGTCGAGATGGGTCGTGTCGCTGCGCCCACGCGCGGCGGCGTGTGCAAGGGCCTGGGGTTCACTGGGCAGTGCGAAACCCTCGTCGATCCACGGCCAGCCCTCTGGCAGGCGGCCCTTGCCCGGGCGCAACTCCAGTGACGCTTGCGCAGGGTCGACCAGCTTGCGTCGCATCGCGCTATACGCCTCGGACAGAAGCGCGTCCAAGGGTACGTCCGCAAACCGAGGGTCACCGTAACAGGCTTCGCGATCGGCCATCGCGAGCTTGGCGCACTCGATCCATGTGTGCAGCGCGTCGGCGCTGCCGTGCCCCATTTCGGCGAGCGGGAAGCCCTCGGCCAGGCGCAGTTGCTGCAGGAAGACCGGTCCCTGGGTCCACGGTGGGCACTTCCATACGTGTGCGCCGCGATAAGAAGCCGAGGCCGGTTCCTCGATGCAACCTTCGTAACTGGCCAGGTCGTCTGCCCGCAACAAGCCTGAATTCGCTTGACCGCTGCCGTCGCGGAACGATTGCGTGCAGAAGGCTTCGATCTGTTCGGCAGCCCGTCCCTTGTAGAACGAATCTCGCGCCGTCTGGATGCAGGTCTCCCGGTCGCCCGTAGCACGCGCCTCTGTGTCGGCCAGCTCTCCTAACAAGCGTGCGTAGGCGGGATTGGTCTGGCGCTCGCCATCGCGGCGGATCGGCAGATAGAGTTCGGCGCTGCTCGGCCATTCGTCGCGGAATCGCTTCTCGACGAAGGTCAAGACTGCGCGCAGGAACGGGTACATGGGAAACCCGCGCTCGGCCAGGCCTCGGGCCGGTGCGATCACGTCCGCGAGTCGCCGCGTTCCGAAGCGCGCGAGTAGAAGGCACCAGGCATCGAGGGCCGCGGGGACCGTAGCCGCCATCAGTCCGTCTCCGGGAATGCGCTCGATGCCCAGATTGCGAAAGGTTTCGATGCTGGCCGCAGCCGGGGCGACTCCCTGGCCAGAAATCGAAAATACCCGGTCCTGTGCGGCGTGGTACATGAGTATGGGGACTTCGCCAGCCGGGCCGTTCATGTGTGGCTCGAGCACCTGCAATGCAAATCCCATGGCGCAGGCTGCATCGGCGGCATTGCCGCCTTCCGCCAGCATCTGGGCGCCTGCTTGCGTGGCCA
The nucleotide sequence above comes from bacterium. Encoded proteins:
- a CDS encoding gamma-glutamyltransferase family protein, whose amino-acid sequence is MSFTTRPTLRGFGGGCAAGHYLATQAGAQMLAEGGNAADAACAMGFALQVLEPHMNGPAGEVPILMYHAAQDRVFSISGQGVAPAAASIETFRNLGIERIPGDGLMAATVPAALDAWCLLLARFGTRRLADVIAPARGLAERGFPMYPFLRAVLTFVEKRFRDEWPSSAELYLPIRRDGERQTNPAYARLLGELADTEARATGDRETCIQTARDSFYKGRAAEQIEAFCTQSFRDGSGQANSGLLRADDLASYEGCIEEPASASYRGAHVWKCPPWTQGPVFLQQLRLAEGFPLAEMGHGSADALHTWIECAKLAMADREACYGDPRFADVPLDALLSEAYSAMRRKLVDPAQASLELRPGKGRLPEGWPWIDEGFALPSEPQALAHAAARGRSDTTHLDVADRFGNLVSATPSGAWIPSSPVISELGFPIGTRAQMFNLDPQHPNGLAPGKRPRTTLTPSIAQLPDGRMMAFGTPGGDGQDQWTVQFFQNLVDFGMRDLQTAIDAPTVHTTHMPDSFFPRLARPGGMAAEARISENVVAELERRGHRVQRSGPWEHGRVLAVTHDASTGLFEAAASPRSVIAYAAALG